A genomic window from Lactobacillus sp. ESL0677 includes:
- a CDS encoding ribosomal L7Ae/L30e/S12e/Gadd45 family protein, producing MQNRQKALNLLGLAQRAGKLVSGLEIVLVGLKAKQIKIVILANDSHADTSEKITRAAKQNDVKVITEFSSDEMSHAIGKERKVLGLTDAGFCKALGQKINEGV from the coding sequence TTGCAAAATAGACAAAAAGCATTAAATTTGCTTGGGCTTGCTCAACGAGCTGGAAAATTAGTTTCTGGGCTTGAAATTGTGTTAGTTGGCCTTAAAGCAAAGCAAATCAAGATAGTTATTTTGGCTAATGATAGCCATGCCGATACAAGTGAGAAGATCACTAGAGCAGCTAAGCAGAATGACGTTAAGGTTATTACTGAATTTAGCAGCGATGAGATGTCGCATGCAATTGGTAAAGAACGTAAGGTGTTGGGCTTAACTGACGCTGGTTTTTGTAAGGCATTAGGACAAAAGATTAATGAAGGAGTGTGA
- a CDS encoding YlxR family protein — translation MKKRKIPMRKDLLTDTMQPKKELVRIVIDKDKNVSVDPSGKKPGRGAYVSLDPSKIKFAQEKGVLERSLGAKVPDAFYEDLYSYVDHQKARKELFGDK, via the coding sequence TTGAAAAAAAGAAAAATTCCAATGCGGAAAGATCTATTAACTGATACCATGCAGCCTAAAAAGGAATTAGTGCGGATTGTGATTGACAAGGACAAGAATGTCTCTGTTGATCCTAGCGGTAAAAAACCGGGACGCGGTGCATATGTATCACTAGATCCAAGTAAGATCAAGTTTGCACAAGAAAAAGGTGTTTTAGAACGAAGCCTAGGTGCCAAAGTTCCAGACGCATTTTATGAAGACCTGTATTCTTATGTGGATCATCAAAAGGCAAGAAAAGAATTGTTTGGTGATAAATAA
- the nusA gene encoding transcription termination factor NusA produces MSKEMLEAFATLEKTKGIKQDVIVEAIKAALVAAYKKNYNQAQNVEVEFDERKGNFKLLAVKTVVDEVHDERLEYSLKDALNINKAYEVGDEIRFEVAPKDFGRIAAQTAKQVIMQHLREAERNHIIDEYSQYEDELITGTVERRDNRFVYVKIGNVEAVMPHNDQMPNETYNPQDQIRVLVTHVGSDSKGAQITVSRTAPNMVKRLFEQEVPEIFDGTVEIVSIAREAGDRTKIAVKSNDPNIDPVGTCVGQRGARVQNVVNELDGENIDVVKYEEDPSDFIANALNPAEVIAVQFGDDEDEKSALVIVPDYQLSLAIGKKGQNVRLAARLTGYKIDIRPESEVEFVDESSKAANEDNEEAAEVAENTTDETVAVDTETEVAEEVEATDDDLEAQVDDAEEQEELAEPEEEADEE; encoded by the coding sequence ATGTCTAAAGAAATGCTAGAGGCGTTTGCTACTTTAGAGAAGACAAAGGGTATCAAGCAAGACGTTATTGTCGAAGCAATTAAGGCAGCTCTTGTTGCTGCTTACAAAAAGAACTATAATCAAGCACAAAATGTTGAAGTTGAATTTGATGAACGCAAAGGTAATTTTAAATTACTAGCAGTTAAGACTGTTGTTGATGAGGTTCATGATGAACGACTTGAATATAGTTTAAAGGATGCCTTAAACATCAATAAAGCTTATGAAGTTGGCGACGAAATTCGTTTTGAAGTTGCACCAAAGGACTTCGGTCGGATTGCTGCGCAAACTGCTAAACAAGTCATCATGCAACATTTACGCGAAGCTGAACGCAATCACATCATTGATGAGTATTCACAATATGAGGATGAACTGATTACTGGTACAGTTGAAAGACGTGATAATCGCTTCGTTTATGTTAAAATTGGTAATGTTGAGGCTGTTATGCCACACAATGACCAAATGCCTAACGAAACTTACAACCCTCAAGACCAAATTCGTGTTCTTGTAACTCATGTTGGTTCTGATTCTAAGGGTGCGCAAATCACTGTTTCTCGAACTGCACCAAATATGGTCAAACGCTTGTTTGAGCAAGAAGTCCCAGAAATTTTTGATGGTACTGTCGAGATTGTTTCGATTGCCCGTGAAGCAGGCGATCGGACCAAGATTGCGGTGAAGTCAAATGATCCTAACATTGATCCTGTTGGTACTTGTGTTGGTCAGCGTGGTGCCCGGGTGCAAAATGTGGTTAATGAACTTGACGGTGAAAACATTGACGTCGTTAAGTACGAAGAAGACCCGTCAGACTTTATTGCCAATGCGCTTAATCCAGCTGAAGTTATTGCTGTTCAATTTGGCGATGACGAAGATGAAAAGAGTGCTCTTGTAATTGTTCCTGATTATCAATTATCGCTAGCAATTGGTAAGAAGGGTCAAAATGTTCGTTTAGCTGCTCGCTTAACTGGTTACAAGATTGATATTAGACCAGAATCTGAAGTTGAATTTGTTGATGAAAGTAGCAAAGCTGCCAACGAAGATAATGAAGAAGCTGCAGAAGTAGCAGAAAACACAACTGATGAAACTGTTGCTGTTGACACTGAAACTGAAGTCGCTGAAGAAGTCGAAGCTACTGATGATGATTTAGAAGCTCAGGTTGATGATGCAGAAGAGCAAGAAGAGTTAGCTGAACCTGAAGAAGAAGCAGACGAAGAATAA
- the rimP gene encoding ribosome maturation factor RimP — protein sequence MAKVTDLVLTEIKPIIAQRNDELVDIEYVKEKGQNYLRIYVDRENGIDMDEIVGLSELVSTKLDEIEPDPFPEPYVLEVSSPGVERPIKTKKDWQKALDNYIHVGLYQKLDGEKNYEGTLKSFNDDEIELEIKIKTRRKRLTIPRKLIANIRFAIEF from the coding sequence TTGGCGAAAGTTACAGATCTTGTTCTTACAGAAATTAAACCAATAATTGCACAGCGCAATGACGAGTTGGTGGACATTGAATACGTAAAAGAAAAAGGCCAAAATTATTTAAGAATATATGTTGACCGTGAAAACGGAATTGATATGGATGAAATCGTCGGGCTTAGTGAACTGGTTTCAACTAAACTTGACGAGATTGAGCCTGATCCGTTCCCTGAACCTTACGTTTTAGAAGTATCTTCACCCGGTGTTGAGCGACCAATTAAAACGAAGAAGGATTGGCAAAAAGCCCTTGATAATTACATTCATGTTGGCCTTTATCAAAAGCTTGACGGTGAAAAGAATTATGAGGGTACGCTCAAGTCATTTAATGATGATGAAATCGAGTTAGAAATAAAGATTAAGACGAGACGGAAACGATTAACTATTCCTCGCAAGTTGATTGCAAATATCCGTTTTGCAATTGAATTTTAG
- a CDS encoding SRPBCC family protein yields the protein MKNFNINVDDNAIVSASSNILIDADSQTVMKVLSDIKNWTAWRSDINYVRVKSNYPIKENSQFVWKSNGLTYKSTVHTCTSHLFGWTGKTIGAFAIHNWQLTDEGNQTRVQVAESLSGIAIRLMRNGMKSNLPKLMVKDLTDLKLRGEIAKS from the coding sequence ATGAAGAATTTTAATATTAATGTTGATGATAATGCTATTGTTAGTGCTAGCAGTAACATTTTAATAGATGCAGACAGCCAAACTGTGATGAAAGTATTGTCTGATATTAAGAATTGGACAGCATGGAGAAGTGACATTAATTATGTCAGAGTAAAAAGTAATTATCCGATTAAAGAAAATTCACAGTTTGTTTGGAAGTCGAATGGTTTAACATATAAATCAACCGTTCATACATGTACAAGTCATCTTTTTGGCTGGACTGGAAAAACAATTGGAGCTTTTGCAATTCATAATTGGCAGTTAACTGATGAGGGCAACCAAACACGGGTTCAGGTAGCTGAAAGTCTATCTGGTATAGCTATTAGATTAATGAGGAATGGAATGAAAAGCAATTTGCCTAAGTTAATGGTCAAGGATTTAACAGATCTAAAGCTGAGAGGCGAAATTGCAAAAAGTTGA
- a CDS encoding PolC-type DNA polymerase III has translation MTDKNKLFLHLLEQIHFPEQFADNDLLQKGEIENVDVYAKEHKWDIHVLFTTPLKFETYAALNKAINASFASFVKTRLFIRTEDGADDYLTDYWHYVVQNSDFLQPVARELISSHKPKKEDGRWIIPVDNLVVDGLIEQKMLDQLAEEMRDFGFFNLKFVTQLDEQNTQSNLASLQQLQEQHEQSMQEAYNAAPSKERPKPQAYPTKKTRYGNRKLDESLPITQIKDVVDGTRNVVIEGNIFNTESRELKSGAIIFTGEITDYSDSISFKKFVSDKEQIKSVSELKPGTWAKMQGSAADDQWQHDVVFNISSFEVVEHVGRTEEYQGEEKRVELHLHTNMSQLDATNTATDFILAAKKFGQKAIAITDHADVQSFPEAYNVGKKNGIKIVYGVEANMIDDHALLVLNPAPMTYENREFVIFDVETTGLSSVYDTIIEIGAVKMKDGEVIERFDKFINPHHPLSEQTINLTSITDEQVGAADDEAVVIKQFQDFYGERPLCGHNVQFDVGFVNAALRRTGLQEITQPVVDTLEVSRLLHPEQTRHTLDSLAKKYNVVLEHHHRANQDAEATGYLMFKLLDAFNAKFDEDDLGKMNDYAAHGQVFKRARPSHMTILAKNQAGLKNMYRLISIASTKDFYRIPRTPKSDLAQYHEGLLYGSGCLQGDVFVAMMQKGYDEARKKAKFYDYLEVQPPANYAQMIVDHLISDEAELEEILTNIYKLGKELNKPVVATGDAHYVEKHDAIYRTILISAQRSNPDRNKTQPDLHFYTTQEMLNAFSFLGEEAAKEIVITNPNKIAAATEEIAPIKDGLFPPHIDNADEEMKRLTYDKAYELYGQPLPKIVQDRLEMELNSIISNGYAVIYLISQRLVAKSNKDGYLVGSRGSVGSSLVATMSGITEVNPLAPHYRCPKCKYSKFFENGEYGSGYDLPDKKCPKCGAELVKDGQDIPFATFLGFHGDKVPDIDLNFSGDYQPVAHNFIRVMFGPDNSYRAGTIATVADKTAYGYAKHYDEEQELNLRGAELDRLAAGVSGVKRTTGQHPAGIVVVPDDMDIYDFTPVQYPADDVNAAWLTTHFDFHSIHDNILKFDILGHDDPTMIRMLQDLSGIDPLTIPPDDPGVMSLFSSPKILGVKPEQIQSETGTLGVPEFGTRFVRGMLEETKPTTFSELLQISGLSHGTDVWLGNAEELINDGTCKLKNVIGCRDNIMMDLIHWGVKPEVAFSTMESVRHGRGISDDDMAVLKKNDKIPNWYIPSCLKIKYMFPKAHATAYILMALRIAWFKVYYPEIYYTAYFSVRADLFDLVAMSHGKNTVKKAMADIQDKGNDASAKDKSLLTVLEIANECLERGIKIKMVDINQSEATNFKILDQHTILAPFNAVPGLGNNAAKQIVAARAEQKFLSKEDLSKRGKVSQTIMDYLEDNGVLEGMPDQNQLSLFDI, from the coding sequence GTGACTGATAAAAACAAACTTTTCTTACATCTTTTAGAGCAAATTCATTTTCCGGAACAATTCGCGGATAATGATTTGCTTCAAAAGGGTGAAATTGAGAACGTGGATGTATACGCTAAAGAACATAAGTGGGATATCCATGTTCTTTTTACTACTCCGCTAAAATTTGAAACTTATGCGGCTTTGAATAAGGCAATTAACGCGAGCTTTGCTTCTTTTGTTAAAACGCGGCTTTTTATTCGAACTGAAGATGGTGCTGATGATTATCTAACAGATTATTGGCACTATGTCGTACAGAATTCGGACTTTTTGCAGCCGGTTGCTCGTGAGTTAATTTCCAGCCATAAGCCTAAAAAAGAAGATGGGCGTTGGATTATTCCCGTTGATAATTTAGTGGTTGATGGCTTAATTGAACAAAAAATGTTGGATCAGCTAGCAGAAGAAATGCGTGACTTTGGTTTCTTTAACCTAAAATTTGTAACGCAGCTTGACGAACAAAACACGCAAAGCAATTTGGCTAGTCTGCAGCAGTTGCAAGAGCAACATGAGCAGAGCATGCAGGAAGCCTATAATGCGGCGCCGTCTAAAGAAAGGCCAAAGCCGCAGGCTTATCCAACTAAGAAGACACGTTATGGCAACCGTAAGCTTGATGAAAGTCTGCCAATTACGCAAATTAAAGATGTAGTTGATGGTACTAGAAATGTCGTTATCGAAGGTAATATTTTTAATACTGAAAGTCGGGAATTAAAGTCCGGCGCAATTATTTTTACCGGTGAAATTACAGATTATAGCGACTCAATTTCTTTTAAAAAGTTTGTTTCTGATAAAGAACAAATTAAGAGTGTTTCAGAATTGAAGCCAGGTACTTGGGCTAAAATGCAGGGTTCAGCTGCTGATGACCAATGGCAACACGATGTTGTCTTTAATATTTCTAGTTTTGAAGTTGTTGAGCATGTTGGGCGAACCGAAGAATATCAAGGTGAAGAAAAACGTGTTGAGCTGCATTTGCACACTAATATGAGTCAACTTGATGCTACTAATACGGCAACAGACTTTATTCTTGCTGCTAAAAAGTTTGGCCAAAAGGCGATTGCAATTACTGACCACGCTGATGTTCAATCATTTCCTGAAGCATATAATGTTGGTAAGAAAAACGGGATTAAGATTGTTTATGGCGTTGAAGCCAACATGATTGACGATCATGCGCTGCTTGTATTAAATCCGGCACCAATGACTTATGAAAACCGCGAATTTGTTATTTTTGATGTGGAAACCACGGGTCTATCATCGGTTTACGACACAATTATTGAAATTGGAGCCGTCAAGATGAAAGACGGCGAAGTCATTGAGCGTTTTGATAAGTTTATTAATCCTCACCACCCGTTAAGTGAGCAAACAATTAATTTAACTTCGATTACTGACGAGCAGGTTGGGGCAGCTGACGATGAGGCGGTTGTTATTAAACAATTTCAAGATTTTTATGGCGAGCGGCCTTTATGTGGGCACAACGTTCAGTTTGATGTTGGCTTTGTTAATGCAGCACTAAGAAGAACTGGTCTTCAAGAGATTACACAGCCAGTTGTCGATACACTAGAAGTATCGCGCTTGTTGCACCCAGAACAAACCCGGCATACACTGGATTCGCTAGCTAAAAAGTACAATGTCGTCTTGGAACATCACCACCGTGCTAATCAGGATGCAGAAGCAACAGGTTATTTGATGTTTAAGCTGCTTGATGCATTTAATGCCAAGTTTGATGAAGATGACCTAGGCAAGATGAATGATTACGCTGCTCATGGTCAGGTCTTTAAGCGGGCGCGGCCGTCACACATGACGATTTTGGCTAAAAATCAGGCGGGACTTAAAAACATGTACCGTTTAATTTCAATAGCCAGCACCAAAGACTTTTATCGGATACCACGGACACCTAAGTCAGACTTAGCGCAATATCATGAAGGCTTATTATATGGTTCTGGTTGTTTGCAAGGTGATGTCTTTGTTGCCATGATGCAAAAGGGTTATGATGAGGCCCGTAAAAAGGCCAAGTTTTATGATTATCTTGAGGTTCAACCACCTGCAAATTATGCGCAAATGATTGTGGACCACTTGATTAGCGATGAAGCAGAGTTAGAAGAGATTTTGACCAATATTTATAAGTTGGGTAAGGAATTAAATAAGCCGGTTGTGGCTACGGGGGATGCCCATTATGTTGAAAAGCATGATGCTATTTACCGCACAATTTTAATTTCTGCGCAGCGAAGTAATCCTGATCGCAACAAAACGCAGCCTGACCTACACTTTTATACCACGCAAGAGATGCTTAATGCCTTTAGTTTTCTTGGTGAAGAAGCTGCTAAAGAGATTGTCATTACCAATCCGAATAAGATCGCGGCAGCAACTGAGGAGATTGCACCCATCAAGGATGGACTGTTCCCACCGCACATTGATAATGCCGATGAAGAAATGAAGCGGTTGACTTACGATAAGGCTTATGAGCTCTATGGCCAGCCACTACCAAAAATCGTCCAAGACCGTTTGGAAATGGAATTAAACTCAATTATTTCCAATGGTTATGCAGTTATTTACTTGATTTCACAGCGGTTAGTTGCCAAGTCTAACAAAGATGGCTACCTAGTTGGCTCGCGAGGGTCCGTTGGTTCAAGTCTGGTTGCAACCATGTCAGGAATTACGGAAGTTAATCCGTTGGCGCCACATTACCGCTGTCCAAAGTGTAAATATTCCAAGTTCTTTGAGAATGGTGAATATGGCTCAGGCTATGATTTGCCTGATAAAAAATGCCCAAAATGTGGTGCTGAACTAGTCAAAGATGGGCAGGATATTCCGTTTGCTACTTTCTTGGGCTTTCACGGTGATAAGGTTCCCGATATTGATTTGAACTTTTCGGGTGACTATCAGCCAGTGGCGCATAACTTTATTCGAGTCATGTTTGGGCCGGATAATTCTTATCGGGCTGGGACAATTGCCACGGTGGCGGACAAGACCGCGTATGGTTATGCCAAACATTATGACGAAGAACAAGAGTTGAACCTGCGTGGTGCCGAGCTTGACAGATTAGCTGCTGGTGTCAGTGGTGTTAAACGAACAACTGGACAGCACCCCGCGGGAATTGTTGTTGTGCCTGATGATATGGACATTTATGATTTTACACCTGTGCAATATCCTGCCGATGATGTCAATGCGGCGTGGTTGACGACGCACTTTGACTTCCATTCCATTCATGATAATATCTTGAAGTTTGATATTCTGGGGCACGATGACCCGACGATGATCAGAATGTTGCAGGACTTATCAGGAATTGATCCATTGACAATTCCACCTGATGATCCGGGTGTCATGTCGCTGTTTTCTAGTCCGAAGATTTTGGGTGTCAAGCCAGAACAAATTCAATCAGAAACGGGTACCTTAGGCGTTCCAGAGTTTGGTACTAGATTTGTTCGGGGGATGCTTGAAGAGACTAAACCAACGACTTTTTCAGAATTATTGCAGATTTCTGGACTGTCACATGGTACTGATGTGTGGCTCGGAAACGCCGAGGAATTGATTAATGACGGTACTTGCAAGCTGAAGAACGTAATTGGTTGTCGGGACAACATTATGATGGACTTGATTCACTGGGGTGTTAAGCCAGAAGTTGCCTTTTCGACAATGGAATCTGTGCGTCATGGTCGCGGAATTAGCGACGATGACATGGCTGTCTTGAAGAAAAATGACAAGATTCCGAACTGGTATATCCCGTCATGTCTTAAAATCAAGTATATGTTCCCGAAGGCGCACGCTACTGCCTACATTTTAATGGCGCTGCGGATTGCGTGGTTCAAGGTTTACTATCCCGAGATTTATTACACGGCTTACTTCTCAGTGCGGGCTGACTTATTCGACTTGGTTGCGATGAGCCATGGTAAAAATACGGTCAAAAAGGCAATGGCCGACATTCAAGACAAGGGTAATGATGCTTCTGCTAAAGACAAGAGTTTATTGACGGTGCTTGAGATTGCTAATGAGTGTCTGGAGCGAGGAATTAAGATTAAGATGGTTGACATCAACCAGTCAGAAGCAACTAATTTTAAGATTCTTGACCAACACACGATTTTAGCGCCATTCAATGCCGTACCCGGACTTGGTAATAACGCGGCTAAACAAATTGTTGCAGCTCGTGCTGAGCAAAAATTCTTGTCAAAAGAAGATTTGTCTAAGCGCGGTAAAGTTTCGCAAACAATTATGGACTATTTAGAAGACAATGGCGTTCTGGAAGGGATGCCTGACCAAAATCAATTGTCATTATTTGATATTTAA
- a CDS encoding proline--tRNA ligase — MRQSKLFMPTLKEAPSDAVAKSHQLMLRGGYIRQVTAGVYAYLPLGYRVLRKAENIMEEEMAKINVPEMSMPHFLPASLWEESGRLQKYGPEMFRLKDRHGRESILGPTHEETFTEIVAKNIKSYKQMPIALYQIQTKYRDENRPRFGLLRGREFIMLDAYSFAATRDQLDEQFDDEKRAFEAIYRRCGVQVNPVIADSGTMGGKNSTEFQAPAAIGEDTIATNETGTYSANLEMAVSDDTFKQDPEELQAMTEVATPDQETIADLVDFMNVPATRIVKSVLYIVDEKEHVLVLIRGDKKVNEIKLTHLLDADSLRVATDEELQAITGAAKGGVGPVNADWADKIVADNTVKGLYNVVVGANKTGYQLKNANLNRDFKVEQFGDIRVANEGEPDPVDHLPLKFTTSIEVGHIFKLGTYYTETMGADFLDQNGKTQPVIMGSYGIGVTRMLSAVVEQHATKFGIAWPKEIAPFAVHIVQMKMKDDTQTKLAEELEQKYSTNYDVLYDDRNERAGVKFADADLVGAPIRITIGKKASEGIVEVKRPTDDKASEVTVAELDSFVNKELG; from the coding sequence ATGCGTCAATCTAAATTATTTATGCCGACATTGAAAGAGGCACCTTCTGATGCTGTGGCTAAAAGTCATCAGTTAATGTTGCGTGGTGGTTATATTCGCCAAGTTACAGCTGGAGTTTATGCATATTTGCCATTAGGCTACCGCGTTTTACGCAAGGCTGAAAACATTATGGAAGAAGAAATGGCCAAGATTAACGTGCCAGAAATGTCAATGCCACATTTTCTGCCAGCTTCACTCTGGGAAGAATCTGGTCGTTTGCAAAAATATGGTCCAGAAATGTTCCGTCTAAAGGACCGTCATGGTCGTGAAAGTATTTTGGGGCCAACTCACGAGGAAACTTTTACTGAGATTGTCGCTAAAAATATTAAGAGTTACAAGCAAATGCCAATCGCACTGTACCAAATCCAAACTAAGTACCGTGATGAAAACCGGCCTCGATTTGGTCTATTGCGCGGACGTGAATTTATCATGCTTGATGCATACAGTTTTGCGGCAACACGGGATCAACTTGATGAACAATTTGATGATGAAAAACGTGCTTTTGAAGCAATTTATCGTCGTTGTGGTGTTCAAGTAAACCCAGTAATCGCCGACTCAGGCACAATGGGTGGTAAAAACTCAACCGAATTTCAAGCACCAGCTGCAATTGGTGAAGATACAATTGCAACCAATGAAACTGGTACTTATTCAGCTAACCTTGAGATGGCAGTGAGTGACGATACATTTAAGCAAGACCCAGAAGAATTGCAAGCAATGACTGAAGTTGCAACTCCTGATCAGGAAACAATTGCTGACTTAGTTGACTTTATGAACGTACCGGCTACCAGAATTGTTAAGAGTGTCCTTTATATTGTCGATGAAAAAGAGCACGTGCTAGTTTTAATTCGCGGTGATAAGAAAGTAAATGAAATCAAATTGACCCATTTACTTGATGCTGATTCTTTGCGAGTAGCAACCGACGAAGAATTACAGGCGATTACTGGTGCTGCGAAGGGCGGCGTAGGCCCAGTTAATGCTGATTGGGCTGATAAGATTGTTGCTGATAATACAGTGAAAGGTCTTTACAATGTTGTTGTTGGTGCCAATAAGACTGGTTACCAATTGAAGAATGCTAACCTTAACCGAGACTTCAAAGTTGAGCAATTTGGTGATATTCGAGTTGCTAATGAGGGCGAACCTGACCCAGTTGACCACTTACCATTGAAATTTACAACCTCAATTGAAGTTGGCCACATTTTCAAGCTTGGAACTTACTACACTGAGACCATGGGTGCTGATTTCTTAGATCAGAATGGTAAAACTCAACCAGTAATCATGGGTTCATACGGAATTGGTGTGACTAGAATGTTATCAGCAGTTGTTGAACAGCACGCAACTAAATTTGGGATTGCTTGGCCTAAAGAAATTGCACCATTTGCAGTGCACATTGTTCAAATGAAGATGAAGGACGATACTCAAACCAAGTTGGCTGAAGAATTAGAACAAAAATACAGTACTAATTACGATGTTTTATATGATGACCGTAATGAACGTGCTGGTGTTAAATTTGCCGATGCCGATTTGGTTGGTGCGCCAATTCGAATTACGATTGGTAAAAAAGCTAGTGAAGGCATCGTTGAAGTTAAACGCCCAACTGATGACAAAGCTAGTGAAGTTACAGTTGCTGAATTAGATAGTTTTGTAAATAAAGAGTTAGGATAA